The sequence below is a genomic window from Brooklawnia cerclae.
AATACTTCACGATTGAACACCGTGTCACGCGCCACCGTCGGCGCTCCGCACGCCATAGCCTGAACCAATGCGGGGTTCGTTCCGCCGACGCTATGCCCATGGAAGTACACACCGGCATGTTCCCAAAGTCCGAACAGCAGATCGTCGTCGCTCACTTGTCCAAGGGCATGCACGCGGGGATTGGCAGCGGACAAGGCCTGGACTTGCTCGTCGACCACTCCCCCGTAACCAGAGCTTCCAACGATGACGACATCGGCCTGCTTGGCGATGGCTGGAACCGCCTCGAGAAATTGCTGCACAGAGTTTTCAGGAACAAAACGCGCGACAAACAAGACATAGCGTCGCGATGGAAGCCCCAGTGGGGGTAGCGCGCTTCGTGGACGGAACGTTCCGCCATAGGCAATGATGACGCTCTCGCGTCCGAACTCTTCTCGCCACCGGCGAGCGATCTCAATGGAGTCGCATACGATCACCTTGGCGAAGCGAGCTGTCATCCGCGCCCCCAGCTTGAAAACCGCCCGCCCTAGTCTGTTCCATTTCTCACGTTCCCACTCTATCCCGTCGACGTTTACAACGGTCGGGATACCTCGCAGACGCAAAAGCGGCAACCAATAGCCATTTGCAACGTTCATAACCAAAGCAACAGAAGGCTTCCTCCACATTGCATGGAGAACAGAAGTTAGACCGAAAGAAAGAGTACTCGCTGACTTGCTCTCCACGCCACGAGTGAATACTGACCTGACACGCCGGTCACGCGTTGGGTCGTCCCGTCTCACACTCTTTTCACGGCCGTAGACGGTCACATCCCAGCCCGCATCCACAAGAAATGGCGCCAACTGACGCACGGCAGTCTCGAAGCCCCCGTAGTAGCTCGGATACCCCCGTGTTCCGATGATGACCGCAGTTGGATTAGTTTTCAACTTCTCAGCCTTCTCGCAGAATCAAATTTTGTCTCATACCTGAATATTCATTTCAGCATAACCTTGATCCTCGCATGATGCGTGCCTGTCCCCGCCGGTACATGAGAAAGATGGCGTGGAGCATGCCTCCCGGTGCCGCCCAGTGATTCGATATACCCAAGCTGACGGCTCAGACACGCAGCCATCAACGCGACAGGAAACACCGAAGCGAATCCGTGACTTATGACGCACTCGCGCCCGCCATATTGGGCAACCTTCAGCCTCGCTCCGTAGCATAGATCAACTACGAGGCCCTGAGCTCGTCGGCTTCTGACGCACAAAGATCGCTCAATTCCTTTTGAGAGCAGGCGCGCTACGCCGAGTGACTGCCCCGCCGTAATGATGCTTCCATTCGCGTCGAAGTGTCAGGATGACTTCCGTTGATCGAAGCCGAACTCCCAACAACATCTATGTGTTCGTCGAAGTGCCTAGGTTCATCGCCGTTCGGCCCCGATCCTGGTTGCGATGACTTTTTCGCTTCTGTTGCTCGATACTCACCATACCGGTCATAGTGAAGCCCATACCCATACTCTGGGTCTCCATACTTGAGCCGCGAGAACCTCCCGGAGGCTACGCCGTTCAGGACGATACCGAGCACATGCCCTTGAACCTGTTCAACATTGCTGATAGCACGATGAAGTTGCTCTGTGCCGGTTTTACGTGCGG
It includes:
- a CDS encoding glycosyltransferase — encoded protein: MKTNPTAVIIGTRGYPSYYGGFETAVRQLAPFLVDAGWDVTVYGREKSVRRDDPTRDRRVRSVFTRGVESKSASTLSFGLTSVLHAMWRKPSVALVMNVANGYWLPLLRLRGIPTVVNVDGIEWEREKWNRLGRAVFKLGARMTARFAKVIVCDSIEIARRWREEFGRESVIIAYGGTFRPRSALPPLGLPSRRYVLFVARFVPENSVQQFLEAVPAIAKQADVVIVGSSGYGGVVDEQVQALSAANPRVHALGQVSDDDLLFGLWEHAGVYFHGHSVGGTNPALVQAMACGAPTVARDTVFNREVLAEHAEFVQPNANEIQEAVLALLSNVGRAEVLSRGAQERAHKEYSWEKINHSYETTLREASRRQS